The following proteins are encoded in a genomic region of Sulfurovum indicum:
- a CDS encoding DUF6868 family protein: MSTIEAIREFLGWCSVINIGLLILSSVLIIAIRRPVSRIHAKMFDLNENDVQLAYFQYLGQYKVAIIMFNIVPYLALKIMS; encoded by the coding sequence ATGAGCACAATCGAAGCAATAAGAGAATTTCTTGGCTGGTGCTCTGTGATCAATATTGGGTTACTGATACTGTCGTCAGTTTTAATCATTGCCATTCGCCGCCCAGTTTCACGTATCCACGCCAAAATGTTTGATTTGAACGAGAACGATGTACAACTTGCATACTTTCAGTATTTGGGACAATACAAGGTTGCCATAATAATGTTTAATATCGTCCCATACCTTGCATTGAAGATCATGAGTTAA
- a CDS encoding CDP-alcohol phosphatidyltransferase family protein encodes MPKKNSTTRETLQPTILSYLNDLPNLLSLSGLACTVLAIYFSIKGLYGAAMIGMVWAVAFDWADGLVARKLKGRTATDAKFGGQLDVVIDIVSYGVTPAILLLSYGKFEPIYLIGAFVMLAAAAVRLSYFSTYGLAGGTKYTGLALDNNSLILVFVFLFEGFFTHGAFSVVLYITGVGLAVLNISEIKTPKLSGNPRNVYLLGAYTLGITAIYGSKLL; translated from the coding sequence ATGCCAAAAAAAAACTCTACGACCAGAGAAACACTGCAACCAACGATTTTATCTTATCTCAATGATCTTCCAAATCTTTTATCACTTTCAGGATTGGCCTGTACTGTATTAGCTATCTATTTTAGTATTAAGGGTCTTTACGGAGCCGCTATGATTGGTATGGTTTGGGCTGTTGCTTTTGATTGGGCTGATGGATTGGTTGCTAGAAAACTAAAAGGCAGAACAGCTACTGATGCTAAATTTGGCGGACAACTTGATGTTGTGATAGATATAGTAAGTTATGGGGTAACTCCTGCTATTTTGCTTTTAAGTTATGGAAAGTTTGAGCCTATATATTTAATAGGAGCATTTGTAATGTTGGCAGCCGCAGCTGTTCGTCTCAGTTATTTTAGCACTTATGGATTAGCAGGCGGTACAAAATATACAGGACTTGCTCTTGACAATAATAGTTTAATTTTGGTTTTTGTATTTTTATTTGAAGGCTTTTTTACTCATGGGGCTTTTTCTGTAGTTTTATATATTACTGGAGTTGGTCTGGCTGTTTTAAATATATCTGAAATTAAAACACCAAAACTTTCAGGAAACCCCAGAAATGTCTATTTACTTGGGGCTTATACTTTAGGAATCACAGCTATTTATGGTTCAAAACTTCTATAA
- a CDS encoding adenylyltransferase/cytidyltransferase family protein, whose product MVVYTVGTFDLLHVGHLALLEYCKTLGDTFIVGVASDKVVNSYKPNVPVISLEQRMQMLKALKCVDDVRAYHELEYVSACKELDIDIFVIGEDWGDNPHNKAVEKYLKSKGKKIVQVNYNPQTSSTKIKQNVIAQSYKSEYIPHTFAHKRSLTDKANIQQKA is encoded by the coding sequence ATGGTTGTATATACTGTTGGTACATTTGATTTGTTACATGTAGGTCATTTGGCTTTGTTGGAATATTGTAAAACATTGGGTGATACTTTTATTGTGGGGGTCGCTTCTGATAAAGTGGTAAACTCTTACAAACCCAATGTTCCAGTTATCTCTTTAGAGCAAAGAATGCAGATGCTTAAAGCTCTAAAGTGCGTAGATGATGTACGTGCATATCATGAACTTGAATATGTATCAGCCTGTAAAGAGTTAGATATTGATATTTTTGTTATTGGAGAGGATTGGGGAGACAACCCACATAATAAAGCCGTGGAAAAATATCTTAAATCAAAAGGAAAGAAAATAGTTCAGGTTAATTATAATCCACAAACTTCATCCACAAAAATAAAACAAAATGTTATAGCTCAATCTTATAAGAGTGAGTATATACCACATACTTTTGCGCACAAGAGAAGCTTGACTGATAAGGCGAACATCCAACAAAAAGCATAA
- a CDS encoding phosphoglycolate phosphatase gives MKFRNKKAIFFDLDGTLIDSVPDLALAVNEMLTILGKETFSEDTIRYWVGNGAQTLVKRALLGRREVENERIDETYFKKAHTIFLEAYGKHLCKATRPYPHVVETLEALKSRGYRLTIITNKPEQFVEPILKGLGFDDLFETYLGGDSLPKKKPDPMPLLHMCDLLGLTVESCVMVGDSKNDILAANACGMQSIGVTYGYNYGEEISIYEPDAVVNDFSNISELF, from the coding sequence TTGAAATTTAGAAACAAAAAAGCGATCTTCTTCGACCTTGACGGTACGCTCATAGACAGTGTGCCTGATCTGGCACTGGCAGTAAATGAGATGCTGACCATTCTGGGAAAAGAGACATTCAGTGAAGATACCATCCGTTACTGGGTAGGCAACGGCGCACAGACCCTGGTCAAACGTGCACTGCTTGGCAGAAGAGAGGTAGAGAATGAGCGTATTGACGAAACATATTTTAAAAAGGCTCATACCATCTTTTTGGAAGCCTACGGCAAACATCTCTGCAAGGCAACCCGTCCCTACCCCCATGTCGTTGAGACACTGGAAGCGCTCAAAAGCAGAGGGTACAGACTGACCATCATCACCAACAAACCCGAACAGTTTGTAGAACCTATACTCAAAGGGCTTGGGTTTGATGACCTGTTCGAAACATACCTGGGCGGAGATTCACTGCCAAAGAAAAAACCCGACCCGATGCCGCTGCTGCATATGTGTGATCTGCTGGGCCTTACAGTAGAATCGTGCGTTATGGTGGGCGACTCCAAAAATGACATTTTGGCCGCCAATGCATGCGGGATGCAGAGCATAGGTGTCACTTACGGCTATAATTACGGAGAAGAGATCAGCATCTATGAACCTGATGCTGTTGTCAATGATTTTTCAAATATTTCAGAACTGTTTTAG